A window from uncultured Anaeromusa sp. encodes these proteins:
- the dpaL gene encoding diaminopropionate ammonia-lyase, whose protein sequence is MHICWQDNRSSKFYQHPASSPEKFSLEETAKVRAFHSSFPQYQPTPLRSLPRLAELLGVGGIYVKDESFRFGLNAFKGLGGSYAMGKYLAERLGMDISELPFSRLTGAEVKARLGDITFATTTDGNHGRGVAWTAKMLQQKAVVYMPKGSTEYRLEAIRQEGAEAEIMDWNYDDTVRYTARRAAEEGWVIVQDTAWEGYEEIPLWIMQGYATMADEALEQLKQDHALTAPSHVMIQAGVGSLAGMLQGVLAARYGEERPCLAVVEARPADCLYRSAVANDGSPHAVGGDLTTIMAGLACGEANYMGWELLRDYGEFFFSCSDEVAARGMRVLGNPLRGDAQVISGESGAVPLGLLSLLLERSEWREAKEMLGLTSQSQILLFSTEGDTDPQRYRDVVWDGSYSSGR, encoded by the coding sequence ATGCATATTTGTTGGCAAGATAATCGTTCTAGTAAATTTTACCAACATCCAGCGAGCTCTCCGGAAAAATTTTCTTTAGAGGAGACTGCAAAAGTTCGAGCTTTCCACAGCAGCTTTCCGCAGTACCAGCCTACCCCTTTGCGTTCGTTGCCTCGTTTGGCGGAACTTTTGGGAGTCGGGGGGATTTATGTAAAAGACGAGTCCTTCCGATTTGGTCTTAATGCGTTTAAAGGTCTTGGCGGGTCCTATGCTATGGGAAAATATTTAGCAGAGCGCTTGGGGATGGATATTAGCGAGCTTCCGTTTTCGAGATTAACGGGGGCTGAGGTAAAAGCCCGCTTGGGAGATATTACCTTTGCGACGACGACCGATGGCAATCACGGACGAGGCGTAGCTTGGACGGCGAAGATGCTGCAGCAAAAAGCAGTGGTCTATATGCCGAAAGGATCGACGGAATATCGTTTAGAAGCGATTCGGCAAGAAGGTGCTGAGGCGGAAATTATGGACTGGAATTATGACGATACGGTTCGTTATACAGCCCGTCGAGCGGCAGAAGAAGGCTGGGTTATTGTTCAAGATACGGCGTGGGAAGGCTATGAAGAAATTCCGCTTTGGATTATGCAAGGATATGCGACCATGGCGGATGAGGCGTTGGAACAGTTAAAACAAGACCATGCTTTGACGGCGCCTAGTCATGTGATGATTCAAGCCGGTGTCGGTTCTCTGGCGGGCATGCTGCAAGGCGTACTGGCGGCGCGCTATGGAGAGGAGCGCCCTTGTTTGGCCGTGGTGGAAGCACGCCCAGCTGACTGCTTGTATCGTTCTGCCGTAGCGAATGACGGCAGTCCTCATGCGGTTGGAGGCGATTTGACGACCATTATGGCGGGGCTGGCCTGCGGCGAAGCAAATTATATGGGGTGGGAATTGCTGCGTGATTACGGGGAATTCTTTTTTTCCTGCTCCGATGAAGTAGCGGCGCGCGGTATGCGCGTGCTTGGCAATCCGCTTCGCGGCGATGCACAGGTGATTTCCGGAGAATCCGGAGCGGTGCCGCTAGGGCTGTTATCGTTGTTGCTGGAGCGCAGCGAATGGCGAGAAGCTAAGGAAATGCTGGGCCTTACTTCGCAATCTCAAATCTTGTTGTTTAGTACGGAAGGGGATACGGATCCCCAGCGTTACCGCGATGTTGTCTGGGATG
- a CDS encoding sigma 54-interacting transcriptional regulator: MELILQRIQEDVMAYAEVMAGVIGVDVEIMDQSFRRIAGTGIYRERVGLDMAAEGLVYQAAISSGVTQIVENPGEHPLCQGCPHCHRCDEKLEICTPIRLEDKTIGIIGLICFTEMQREHVWNKLSMYKSFLEQMAGFIGSKAAEQREAERQRQLMELLNQVLDRMGSGVLILDKENRLVHLNAHAQKQLGLGEEWQGCEVALHLTGDSLHGWEEARLTAGGRTLRVMSEILPVTPSVAEYDRILVIRDWRTVRDDVYHYSQFSEQVTVENILGGSQAMMQLRESIRRVAAFSSTVLITGESGTGKELVARAVHAASRRAEMPFVALNCGAIPEPLLESELFGYVKGAFTGADPKGRIGKFELAHKGTLFLDEIGDMPLYLQVKLLRVLQERTLCRVGSNQQVAVDVRIVAATNKDLEELIRENQFREDLYYRLNVIPLRIPPLRERLEDIRELAEALVRRYASLFDKTLLPMEEAVWELFRAYHWPGNVRELENTLEYMINMAEDGGRITADLVPGTLRKKNVASAADEFPTLEIMEKQLIQQALKRYGHSTEGKKMAAQQLGIGLATLYRKLEKNSDTFLSK; encoded by the coding sequence ATGGAACTGATTTTGCAACGTATTCAAGAAGACGTGATGGCTTACGCAGAGGTTATGGCTGGTGTGATTGGCGTGGATGTGGAAATTATGGACCAATCCTTTCGTCGCATTGCAGGCACTGGGATTTATCGGGAACGCGTCGGGCTCGATATGGCGGCGGAAGGCCTTGTGTACCAAGCGGCCATATCGAGCGGAGTGACGCAAATTGTCGAAAATCCGGGCGAGCATCCGTTGTGTCAAGGCTGTCCCCATTGTCACCGTTGTGATGAAAAACTTGAAATTTGTACGCCTATACGGTTAGAGGATAAAACGATAGGAATTATCGGTTTGATCTGTTTTACGGAGATGCAACGAGAGCATGTTTGGAATAAATTATCTATGTATAAGTCTTTTTTAGAGCAAATGGCAGGATTTATTGGCAGCAAAGCGGCGGAACAGCGAGAGGCGGAACGGCAGCGACAGTTAATGGAATTGTTGAATCAAGTGTTAGATCGCATGGGCAGCGGCGTACTCATTTTAGATAAAGAGAATCGCTTGGTGCATTTAAATGCGCATGCGCAAAAACAATTGGGGCTAGGAGAAGAATGGCAGGGCTGCGAAGTGGCGTTGCACCTGACTGGCGATAGTCTCCATGGTTGGGAAGAAGCGAGGCTGACTGCCGGAGGCCGCACGCTGCGGGTCATGAGCGAGATTTTGCCTGTAACTCCATCTGTAGCGGAATACGATCGAATTTTGGTTATTCGCGATTGGCGAACGGTTCGCGACGACGTGTATCATTACAGCCAATTTAGCGAACAAGTTACGGTGGAAAATATCTTAGGCGGCTCCCAAGCGATGATGCAGCTGAGAGAGAGCATTCGTCGCGTGGCCGCTTTTTCTTCCACGGTGTTGATTACGGGAGAAAGCGGCACAGGCAAGGAGCTGGTGGCGCGCGCCGTACATGCCGCCAGCCGGCGTGCGGAGATGCCCTTTGTGGCTCTGAATTGCGGTGCAATACCGGAGCCCTTGTTGGAAAGCGAATTGTTTGGCTATGTTAAAGGCGCCTTTACGGGGGCGGACCCTAAAGGGCGCATTGGCAAGTTTGAATTGGCGCATAAAGGCACCTTGTTTTTAGATGAAATCGGCGATATGCCGCTGTATTTACAAGTGAAATTGCTGCGGGTGCTGCAGGAGCGGACCTTGTGCAGAGTTGGCTCTAACCAGCAAGTGGCGGTAGATGTAAGAATTGTAGCGGCTACGAATAAAGATTTAGAGGAACTAATTCGCGAGAATCAATTTAGAGAAGACTTGTATTATCGTTTAAACGTGATTCCTTTGCGGATTCCTCCGCTTCGAGAGCGTCTTGAGGATATCCGAGAGTTGGCGGAGGCGTTGGTAAGGCGCTATGCGTCTCTTTTTGACAAGACCTTGTTGCCTATGGAAGAGGCGGTTTGGGAGCTGTTTCGCGCGTATCATTGGCCAGGGAATGTTCGCGAGTTGGAAAACACGTTGGAGTATATGATTAATATGGCTGAAGACGGCGGAAGGATTACGGCGGATCTGGTGCCGGGGACTTTGCGCAAAAAAAATGTAGCAAGTGCTGCAGACGAATTTCCTACGTTGGAAATCATGGAAAAGCAGTTGATTCAGCAGGCTTTAAAGCGCTATGGTCACTCTACAGAGGGGAAAAAAATGGCGGCGCAGCAGTTGGGAATTGGTTTGGCTACGTTATATCGAAAATTGGAAAAAAACAGCGACACCTTTTTATCAAAATGA
- a CDS encoding NAD(P)-dependent oxidoreductase, which produces MKTVFLNATKLDFDQKLDFSSVQALTELTNYDDTSNDQILERVQGQTVVITKEMPVGKDVISRFPDSVKLICEAGTGYNNIDIVAAREKGISVCNIPSYSTVAVAQLAMTFVLNLSASLPQQQSMLDRKDFSNFTKFLQVPHFEVAGKTLGVIGAGAIGRESIKIGVALGMNVLVYDPFPKEWTEGNVKNASLEDVLRQSDFITLHCPLMDSTRQIINKERIALMKPTAYIVNTSRGALIKEDDLVEALQQGRLAGAALDVQDPEPPALDNPLFAMDNVIMTPHIGWRRYESRQRLVDLIAANIKAFIDGKAVNVVNK; this is translated from the coding sequence ATGAAAACGGTATTTTTGAATGCAACTAAATTGGATTTTGACCAAAAGCTTGATTTTTCATCGGTACAGGCGTTAACGGAGCTGACCAATTATGACGACACAAGCAATGACCAAATTTTAGAACGGGTACAGGGACAGACTGTGGTCATTACTAAGGAAATGCCGGTGGGAAAAGATGTAATTTCCCGGTTCCCGGATTCGGTTAAGCTGATTTGTGAAGCCGGTACCGGCTATAATAACATTGATATCGTGGCCGCGCGCGAAAAAGGCATTTCCGTTTGCAATATTCCCAGCTACAGCACGGTGGCGGTAGCGCAGCTGGCGATGACCTTTGTGCTCAATCTCAGCGCTTCGCTGCCACAGCAGCAAAGCATGCTGGATCGCAAGGACTTTTCCAACTTTACGAAGTTCTTGCAAGTGCCGCACTTTGAAGTGGCCGGCAAAACGCTTGGGGTTATCGGTGCGGGTGCGATTGGCCGCGAATCGATCAAAATCGGCGTTGCTTTGGGCATGAACGTGCTGGTATATGATCCCTTCCCGAAAGAGTGGACTGAAGGCAATGTGAAGAACGCCTCGCTGGAAGACGTATTGCGGCAAAGCGATTTTATTACGCTCCATTGCCCGCTGATGGACAGTACACGGCAGATCATCAATAAAGAACGTATTGCCCTGATGAAGCCCACTGCGTATATCGTCAATACTTCGCGCGGCGCGCTGATCAAAGAAGACGATTTGGTCGAAGCGTTGCAGCAAGGACGTCTTGCGGGCGCTGCCTTAGACGTGCAGGACCCGGAACCGCCGGCGCTCGACAATCCTCTCTTTGCGATGGATAATGTGATTATGACGCCGCATATCGGCTGGCGTCGCTACGAATCCCGCCAGCGTTTGGTAGATCTGATTGCGGCGAACATCAAAGCGTTTATTGATGGTAAAGCTGTCAATGTGGTAAACAAATAA
- a CDS encoding diguanylate cyclase has translation MEERPKILIVDDSQVELKIIRKRLGEEYQVLLAASGAEALDMLKKDTVDLILLDILMPEMDGISVCKILKEDETTLEIPVLFLTALADSQSIVEGFAAGGQDYITKPFQADEFRARVKVHLELRQAKKQLERYAAELEEKNMILQTLLDKMEKTVRTDYLTGLENRRSATKRLREELARMRRRGESGSLLLADIDSFKIINDTYGHEAGDVVLQLVSHRMETAVREEDIVARWGGEEFLILLPELSLSEALHVAERIRETISQEPVVYQGAQLEITVTLGVAALDVNLGMEESIKRADQALYEGKHQSKNCVAYCGADGQCVVCRKA, from the coding sequence ATGGAAGAGAGGCCTAAAATACTCATAGTTGACGACAGTCAGGTAGAACTTAAAATTATTCGCAAACGCCTCGGAGAAGAGTATCAAGTGTTGTTGGCTGCGAGCGGCGCGGAAGCCTTGGACATGTTGAAAAAAGACACCGTAGACTTAATCTTGCTGGATATATTGATGCCGGAGATGGATGGCATTTCGGTTTGTAAAATTCTCAAGGAAGACGAAACGACGCTGGAAATCCCTGTACTGTTTCTTACAGCGTTGGCTGATTCTCAGAGTATTGTTGAAGGGTTTGCGGCTGGAGGGCAGGATTATATTACGAAACCGTTTCAAGCGGATGAGTTTCGAGCGCGCGTGAAAGTTCACCTGGAGTTGAGGCAGGCCAAAAAGCAATTGGAGCGGTATGCGGCGGAACTAGAGGAAAAAAACATGATTTTGCAGACGCTGCTGGATAAAATGGAAAAAACGGTCCGCACCGATTATCTTACAGGCCTGGAAAACCGTCGCAGCGCTACGAAACGCCTGCGTGAAGAATTAGCTAGAATGCGGCGCCGCGGCGAGTCGGGGAGCTTGCTTTTGGCAGATATTGATTCCTTTAAAATCATTAACGATACGTACGGTCATGAAGCCGGCGATGTAGTGCTGCAACTGGTGTCGCATCGGATGGAGACGGCTGTGCGTGAAGAAGACATTGTTGCCCGTTGGGGCGGCGAAGAGTTCTTAATTCTTTTGCCGGAACTTTCTTTGTCGGAAGCGTTGCATGTTGCCGAGCGCATCCGCGAAACCATCTCGCAAGAGCCGGTTGTCTATCAAGGGGCACAGCTGGAGATAACGGTTACGCTGGGCGTAGCCGCGCTAGATGTGAACTTAGGCATGGAGGAAAGTATCAAACGAGCGGATCAAGCCTTATATGAAGGGAAGCATCAAAGCAAGAATTGTGTTGCCTACTGCGGGGCGGATGGTCAGTGCGTAGTATGTCGCAAAGCCTAG